A window of Erpetoichthys calabaricus chromosome 12, fErpCal1.3, whole genome shotgun sequence contains these coding sequences:
- the LOC114662041 gene encoding myoglobin isoform X2 has translation MAMSEGEWNVVLKAWAHVESDPAGIGQAVLLRLFADHKETLSSFPKFKNLSPAELQSSGDVRAHGLIVVNKLTEVFKKKGEHANSLKPLAESHSKKHKIPIQYFEMISDVIVKVMAEKIADFGADGQAAVRKALKVFTTDIGIFYES, from the exons ATGGCTATGTCAGAAGGTGAATGGAATGTGGTGCTGAAGGCGTGGGCTCACGTTGAATCGGACCCGGCAGGTATCGGCCAAGCTGTCCTACTTCG cttGTTTGCCGATCATAAAGAAACTCTAAGCAGTTTCCCGAAGTTCAAGAACCTCTCTCCGGCTGAGCTGCAGAGTTCTGGCGATGTCAGGGCTCATGGTCTAATTGTCGTTAACAAGCTGACCGAGGTGTTCAAGAagaaaggagaacatgcaaattccctGAAGCCGCTGGCTGAGTCTCACTCCAAAAAACACAAGATACCAATACAGTACTTTGAG ATGATCAGTGATGTCATTGTGaaagtgatggctgagaaaatagCCGACTTTGGGGCAGATGGTCAAGCCGCAGTCAGGAAAGCGCTGAAGGTTTTCACCACTGACATTGGCATCTTCTATGAATCTTGA